The following coding sequences are from one Epinephelus moara isolate mb chromosome 7, YSFRI_EMoa_1.0, whole genome shotgun sequence window:
- the col4a1 gene encoding collagen alpha-1(IV) chain, with amino-acid sequence MLLQSGALLLLAALYSSVDLTGAEGCGTSCGKCDCSGVKGAKGERGFPGLQGNMGFPGMQGPEGPPGPIGPTGAVGEPGAPGIKGVRGPPGLPGFPGNPGLPGINGNDGPQGLPGIPGCNGTKGDRGRDGTPGFPGLQGPPGIPGIPGMKGDPGGVIGIVPLKGDRGFPGTPGLPGSIGSPGPTGPPGPRGYAGLKGEPGPPGPPGEKGDKLAFVSEKGDKGDRGFRGPPGPPGPPYQGVGGGHTTVHVPGPQGERGLPGDKGDQGVCAPYQNGIKGDPGPPGPRGKPGKDGEHGSKGEKGFPGGSGYPGSQGEKGERGPPGYGSGAPGPPGPPGFPGLQGDKGFPGPQGEAGPPGRHIEGPRGEKGEKGDIGERGERGIEGESLVGPPGQPGDPGPPGPPGQPIDPNECNIQKGAPGPPGPPGLQGELGQKGDRGDTCVQCEGSGPPGLPGPEGPKGERGPPGLVGAKGEKGGTGLPGQPGRPGSQGVPGLIGAPGAIGEPGDIFAVPGLKGDKGLPGLSGSPGQPGQDGLPGRDGIPGVPGHKGEPAKEGIKGERGPSGDPGPLGPPGERGPPGLPGFGRPGESGEKGSQGRPGIPGTPGPPGTKGEPGKGVMTPGPQGIPGPRGENGLPGIQGDRGPQGGPGLPGFPGQKGEHGLPGIGLPGPTGPKGLSGIPGAPGLPGEPGRPGQDGFTGQPGVPGQKGEPGRGLPGPKGLQGLPGITGFQGEKGTVGLPGVPGRDGSTGPPGPQGIKGEVGLPGPPGLSGSPGPPGKGSPGAPGPQGPAGEPGPYGREGTKGEKGYPGAPGLDMPGPKGEKGTPGFPGNPGLKGLPGPAGLPGRDGLIGNQGPKGEMGVIGTPGVPGFPGPPGTPGSPGLRGDPGITGPRGENGVPGRKGERGDQGLQGPPGNMSIVDMEHMKGEKGDTGDRGMPGVTGEKGHRGLPGNPGMPGKDGEPGLPGQPGEKGDSGLPGDPGHMGPPGQKGNVGEMGIPGPVGPKGTKGDIGTPGHPGFRGTDGQKGDKGVAGDPGIGLPGSPGEKGQQGQPGFPGVPGEKGFRGHEGMPGKPGLQGVKGDKGSIGYSGQPGRPGEKGIPGLPGSTGETGHDGRPGEPGLQGPPGVPGEKGDPGLDGIPGSSGERGDPGIPGRGFPGQPGVLGDKGDKGSPGFPGTPGHPGVSGIKGDKGLPGAQGVQGEPGERGLPGLSLEGPKGEQGETGQPGEGGSPGGPGPSGVPGRDGQKGEKGDQGFPGFQGESGQKGDPGVPGLPGQTGLPGIDGQKGERGLQGVPGFPGTRGNVGDIGFKGDVGDRGFPGEKGTEGPPGPPGPSIVIKGDIGFPGIQGLQGPQGPSGFPGQKGQQGLTGLQGPKGEDGLPGYHGQPGAKGDPGLPGPVGPRGHPGPPGPDGVPGQVGPPGPSSMDHGFLVTRHSQNVEVPQCPEGTSLIYDGYSLLYVQGNERSHGQDLGTAGSCLRKFSPMPFLFCNINNVCNFASRNDYSYWLTSPEPMPMSMAPITGESIKPFISRCAVCEAPAMVIAIHSQTIMIPPCPHGWDSLWIGYSFVMHTSAGAEGSGQALASPGSCLEEFRSAPFIECHGRGTCNYYANSYSFWLATIEDNEMFTKPVPTTLKAGSLRTHISRCQVCMKRT; translated from the exons gGCTGTGGGACATCGTGTGGAAAATGTGACTGCAGCGGTGTGAAAGGAGCAAAG GGTGAGCGTGGATTTCCTGGTCTACAAGGTAATATGGGATTTCCAGGGATGCAGGGACCTGAAGGGCCTCCAGGACCTATCGGCCCCACG GGAGCAGTCGGTGAACCTGGGGCTCCTGGAATAAAAGGAGTGCGG GGTCCTCCTGGTCTGCCAGGTTTCCCAGGAAACCCAGGCCTACCA GGCATCAATGGAAACGATGGCCCACAAGGTTTGCCAGGCATCCCAGGATGCAACGGGACTAAA ggagACAGAGGAAGGGATGGCACTCCTGGTTTTCCTGGTCTTCAAGGACCTCCT GGCATCCCAGGAATTCCCGGAATGAAG GGTGACCCTGGTGGTGTGATCGGGATTGTTCCCCTGAAAGGAGACAGAGGATTCCCTGGCACACCTGGATTACCT GGATCAATTGGATCTCCTGGACCTACTGGACCTCCAGGACCTCGAGGCTATGCAGGACTCAAA GGTGAACCTGGCCCACCTGGCCCTCCTGGAGAGAAG GGTGACAAGCTGGCCTTTGTGAGTGAGAAGGGAGATAAG GGTGACCGAGGATTTCGTGGCCCACCCGGCCCTCCTGGACCTCCCTACCAGGGAGTGGGAGGAGGTCATACCACAGTGCACGTACCTGGACCTCAG ggtgaAAGAGGACTTCCAGGAGACAAAGGAGACCAG GGTGTTTGCGCCCCATATCAAAATGGTATCAAAGGTGATCCCGGCCCACCTGGACCAAGA GGTAAACCTGGCAAGGATGGAGAGCATGGATCGAAG GGAGAAAAAGGCTTCCCCGGAGGCTCTGGATATCCTGGTTCGCAG GGTGAAAAGGGAGAAAGAGGACCACCAGGTTAT GGTAGTGGCGCTCCTGGTCCTCCTGGTCCTCCTGGTTTCCCTGGATTACAAGGAGACAAAG GTTTCCCTGGTCCCCAAGGAGAGGCAGGTCCACCAG GCCGGCACATTGAAGGGCCTCGTGGAGAGAAGGGTGAGAAGGGAGACAtaggtgagagaggagagaggggaataGAAGGAGAGTCTCTCGTTGGACCTCCAGGACAACCTGGAGACCCTGGACCACCTGGACCACCTGGACAACCGA TTGATCCTAACGAATGTAACATCCAGAAAGGAGCTCCTGGCCCACCTGGACCTCCAGGGTTACAAGGGGAATTGGGACAGAAAG GTGACAGAGGTGATACCTGTGTTCAGTGTGAAGGTAGCGGCCCACCTGGATTACCTGGCCCCGAGGGTCCTAAAGGAGAACGAG GACCTCCCGGGCTAGTAGGAGCTAAGGGAGAAAAGGGTGGAACTGGCCTTCCTGGACAACCTGGAAGACCT GGTTCTCAAGGTGTTCCTGGGTTGATTGGAGCTCCTGGTGCTATTGGTGAACCAGGCGACATTTTTGCAGTTCCTGGTCTGAAGGGGGATAAAGGTCTGCCTGGTCTCTCTGGTTCACCAGGGCAGCCAGGGCAGGATGGACTGCCAGGGAGAGATGGCATCCCTGGAGTACCTGGCCATAAAGGAGAACCA GCCAAAGAGGGCATCAAGGGTGAGCGTGGGCCATCTGGAGATCCTGGTCCTCTTGGGCCACCAGGAGAGAGGGGTCCACCTGGCCTGCCAGGCTTCGGTCGACCAGGAGAAAGTGGAGAAAAGGGCAGCCAGGGGAGACCAGGCATCCCTGGAACTCCTGGACCACCTG GTACAAAAGGTGAGCCAGGTAAAGGTGTGATGACTCCTGGACCTCAGGGAATACCTGGGCCACGTGGAGAAAACGGCTTGCCTGGAATTCAAG GTGACAGAGGCCCACAAGGAGGTCCAGGGTTGCCAGGTTTCCCTGGACAAAAGGGTGAACACGGACTTCCTGGAATTGGACTCCCAGGTCCAACTGGTCCTAAAG GACTCAGTGGAATTCCAGGAGCTCCTGGATTACCAGGAGAGCCAGGAAGACCTGGACAGGATGGCTTCACTGGACAACCTGGTGTACCTGGACAAAAA GGTGAACCAGGGCGGGGTCTTCCAGGCCCAAAAGGTTTGCAGGGCCTTCCAGGAATTACTGGCTTCCAGGGAGAAAAGGGTACAGTTGGACTACCTGGTGTTCCTGGACGAGATGGCTCAACAGGACCTCCAGGACCTCAGGGAATCAAAG GTGAAGTGGGACTCCCAGGACCTCCTGGATTGAGTGGCTCACCAGGTCCTCCAGGAAAAGGCTCACCCGGAGCTCCCGGACCACAAGGACCAGCTGGAGAGCCTGGACCATACG GTAGGGAAGGCACAAAGGGAGAAAAGGGCTACCCAGGTGCTCCTGGTCTGGACATGCCAGGGCCTAAGGGAGAGAAGGGAACCCCCGGGTTCCCAGGAAACCCAGGTCTTAAAGGACTGCCAGGGCCGGCAGGCCTACCAGGCAGGGACGGACTGATTGGAAACCAAG GTCCTAAAGGTGAAATGGGTGTCATAGGGACACCAGGAGTACCAGGATTTCCTGGACCACCTGGTACACCTGGATCTCCTGGACTGAGAG GTGATCCTGGTATTACTGGACCAAGAGGTGAAAATGGAGTGCCTGGACGTAAAGGAGAAAGGGGAGACCAAGGTCTTCAGGGACCTCCTGGGAACATGAGTATAGTTGACATGGAGCACATGAAGGGGGAGAAGGGAGACACAGGAGACAGAG GTATGCCTGGGGTCACTGGAGAGAAGGGCCACCGTGGACTTCCTGGCAACCCTGGAATGCCAGGCAAAGATGGAGAGCCTGGATTACCTGGACAGCCAG GTGAGAAAGGAGACTCTGGTTTACCTGGAGACCCTGGTCATATGGGACCACCTGGACAGAAAGGCAATGTAGGAGAGATGGGAATACCAG GTCCGGTTGGTCCAAAGGGTACTAAAGGAGATATCGGTACACCCGGGCATCCTGGATTCAGAGGCACAGATGGACAGAAAGGAGACAAGGGAGTAGCTGGTGATCCAGGTATTGGGCTCCCAGGATCTCCAGGAGAAAAG GGTCAGCAAGGCCAGCCAGGATTCCCAGGAGTACCAGGAGAGAAGGGTTTTAGGGGTCATGAGGGTATGCCAGGCAAGCCAGGACTGCAAGGAGTCAAGGGAGACAAAGGATCTATTGGCTACTCAG GTCAGCCAGGTAGACCAGGCGAGAAGGGTATCCCTGGGCTACCGGGATCTACAGGAGAAACTGGCCATGACGGTCGGCCTG GTGAACCTGGCTTGCAAGGACCTCCTGGTGTTCCTGGAGAAAAGGGAGATCCTGGATTGGATGGCATCCCTGGATCCTCAGGGGAGAGAGGAGACCCAG GTATACCTGGCCGTGGTTTCCCTGGACAACCTGGAGTGCTTGGTGACAAAG GTGACAAAGGTAGTCCTGGCTTCCCTGGCACTCCAGGTCATCCAGGTGTCTCTGGTATCAAAGGTGACAAGGGACTTCCAGGTGCACAGGGAGTCCAGGGTGAGCCAGGAGAGAGGGGGCTCCCAGGTCTCTCTCTTGAGGGCCCTAAAGGAGAGCAAGGAGAAACAGGACAACCCGGAGAAGGAG GATCCCCAGGAGGACCAGGACCCTCTGGTGTGCCAGGCAGAGACGGCcaaaagggagaaaaaggagACCAGGGTTTTCCTGGTTTCCAGGGAGAGTCGGGACAAAAGGGCGATCCTGGAGTTCCTGGACTTCCT GGACAAACTGGCCTTCCAGGTATTGATGGACagaagggagagaggggatTGCAGGGTGTCCCTGGCTTCCCAG GTACTAGGGGTAATGTTGGGGACATTGGATTCAAAGGAGACGTTGGAGACAGAGGATTCCCTGGAGAAAAGG GCACTGAAGGCCCCCCTGGTCCCCCCGGCCCCAGCATCGTCATCAAAGGAGACATTGGCTTCCCAGGGATTCAAGGCTTACAGGGACCTCAGGGACCATCTGGGTTCCCCGGGCAGAAAGGACAGCAGG GCTTGACAGGTCTTCAAGGGCCAAAAGGTGAAGATGGCCTTCCTGGATATCATGGTCAGCCTGGAGCCAAAGGGGATCCTGGCCTGCCAGGGCCAGTGG GACCCAGGGGACACCCTGGCCCCCCAGGACCTGACGGTGTTCCAGGTCAAGTGGGTCCACCGGGTCCCTCCTCCATGGATCACGGGTTCCTGGTAACCCGTCACAGTCAAAATGTAGAGGTTCCACAGTGTCCTGAGGGAACCTCGCTCATATATGATGGCTACTCCTTGCTCTATGTACAAGGCAATGAACGCTCTCATGGACAGGACTTAG GTACGGCAGGCAGCTGTCTAAGGAAGTTCAGCCCCATGCCCTTCCTGTTCTGTAACATCAACAATGTGTGCAACTTTGCCTCCCGCAATGACTACTCCTACTGGCTCACCTCCCCTGAGCCCATGCCCATGAGCATGGCACCCATCACTGGTGAAAGCATCAAACCCTTCATCAGCAG GTGTGCTGTGTGTGAAGCCCCAGCCATGGTGATAGCAATTCACAGTCAGACCATCATGATCCCGCCATGCCCTCATGGCTGGGACTCTCTGTGGATTGGCTACTCCTTTGTCATG cacACCAGTGCTGGTGCTGAGGGTTCGGGCCAGGCTCTGGCCTCTCCTGGTTCCTGCCTGGAGGAATTCCGTAGTGCTCCATTCATTGAGTGTCACGGTCGGGGAACCTGCAACTACTACGCCAACTCCTACAGCTTCTGGCTCGCCACCATTGAGGACAACGAGATGTTTAC GAAACCTGTCCCCACAACGCTAAAAGCAGGCAGTCTCCGAACACACATAAGCCGCTGTCAGGTGTGCATGAAGAGGACATAA